In the Cicer arietinum cultivar CDC Frontier isolate Library 1 unplaced genomic scaffold, Cicar.CDCFrontier_v2.0 Ca_scaffold_6182_v2.0, whole genome shotgun sequence genome, TTTCATATAAGTCCCAACAAGTATTTATGTACAACTCTGATTTTCCTATACTAATAGTTGCTAATAAGTGATATAGTTGATGTTAGGACCCGAAAATTAAATGATGTGACCAGCGCACAAGCTATATTCCTAGCTTAGCAAGCCTATcaacaaaattaacaattaaacaacttAGTCGTTCTTTaaccatttcaaaaaaatatatatactctttctcaaaatttcgacagagtatcctctgtaacttcaacattcccaaatttataaaatccatgTTTAACTTTCAATTAGTCATAATCCAAAGAACATAATCTACTTTCTTAATACACTTCcatgatgaaaaaaaaagaagactttctagactccaaaatagctgcaaattaCATTAGACTCgacatattttataaataaataaaaatggttctcgatcaaagaggcctgCCAACACAATTAAACAACTTAGTCGTTCTTTaaccatttcaaaaaaatatatatactatttctcaaaatttcgacagagtatcctctgtaacttcaacattctcaaatttataaaatccatgTTTAACTTTCAATTAGTCATAATCCAAAGAACATAATCTACTTTCTTAATACACTTccatgatgaaaaaaaaaagaagactttctagactccaaaatagctgcaaattaCATTAGACTCgacatattttacaaaaaaaaacagttttaatacacttccaaaaaaaaaaacactttccAGACTCCAAAATAGTTGCAAATTACATTAGACTCgacatattttataaataaataaaaatggttctcgatcaaagaggcctgCCAAAATGAAATATGGTCGAAACTTGAATCTACTAACAGTTTGCTACTCAACTGCctgcgaatctgaaaaaataaacaacatgaaggggtaagtcacaaagacttagtgaggagacaacaaccaccaacAATTAGAAAGGAAACACAAAAAGGCACGAATAACTGTTTTACAATCTGACGGCAAATATGTTAAACAGTATTACTTACAAATCtagaaaattctaaatttaatatatacacatataaagtcattaaacttataatttaactGTTCagatagaaatattaaaaatgcaGTTAATAAcgaatcaaaatcaaaatgaagtctCATATTGTCTATTgttaaacaacaacaaaattaattaatttaaaaaccaaTTGATATCTTAACTTGCTAAGGATAAAAGTTTCTTTACCTTCTAAGTGTTACCTATCAACATGAATTTCTCCTGGTTTAAGCTCTAACCAATAcgtcaaattaaaaattgaaatagcagaaaaattaaaaattgatttaaatatatttttttgtctttgtaaatatatttcgttttgattttagtccatGTAATTTTTTTGGTTTGATTTATATATCCTTGTaaattctaacaagttttaaaaaagttcTTTATAAATCTTTTTTGGTAAAAAATAGTGACATGACGGAAGTAGCATATGATGATTGTGTAATTGTTGTTAACTAggcaatatttaatatttaaaatttaaaatttaaaatttaaaatcattttattaactcatttaattatttaattaaaaacttaaaactaattaattaattaaaaaaccaAAGACATAGATAAATAAGCTAACTAATACacctatttttcttttatcttaaatcctaaatccaaaaaataaaactaaacatATTTGCaagaattaaaaacatatttaaatcctaaaaatttgtattagaagattgaaaaaaaataccCGATTTAAGACAACAAAAAAGACAAATTTGAAAACATAGTATACATTTCTACATAATTTTAACATAATTGCATAATAAAATTCATAGATCGACAATCAACTATGAATAACATGCACACTGGAACCAACAAATCAGCTGAAGATATTTAGATTGCCAAACCACTTGTATCTGTTTCTCTTCTCCAACATAATTTTCAAAACTTAGATAGCAAATCcggattttgtttttataatatttctaaaaactcatttttaaagATGATTTATAAAATGATTGTTAAAAACTAAATAGTAGAAGTGTTTCAAAAAAGtccttacttttttttatacttaaatacattttaatccattattttataaaagttgaACTTTTAGTTCCCTCATTTGTAAAAGTGACTTTTTAGTTTCTctattaactaattatttagattttttttagtctcaactattttttatgatgtaaCATTCTCATTAATGACATGGTACTTAAATTGACACTTGTGAGTTGGATAAAATacttattatgttattattgttgtaattaattttatttattatattaaaatattaaaaataaatttactttatttatatatttaaatatttaaatttattaaattttaaaaaattaaataaaatgttttaaaacttatttattttattcaaatttaaactaAACAGGTGGATAGATTCGGGTATCGGGTTGAAAAACAGATAAAGTCAAGTTACTTGGGTGTTTACCGTCCATTTTGGATGTCAAAAGATGATCCGTCAGGATCCGAGCCACAGGAGGAGGAGGAGAGGGACTTAGCGCTTTACAATTAGTATGTTGAATGTTATTAACTAAAGCAAAAAATTTAGTAAAGAAACATATATTTAGAAAGGCGCACAAACTTTCTTTTGCTAGGAAATCTACATTATGGTTAGCTTCACGTAAGATGTGAAAAAGAGAAGTACTCCAATCGGGAAGATAGATGAGAGAGTGGACTTCTTTCAAGAGAGGTTGGAGACTTGTCGAGGTAGATGATACACCTTTGACCATGTTAGTTAGAGGTTTAGAATGACTTTAAAAGATGACCTTTTTAATCCCATATTTCGAGCCATCCTAACATTGTCAAGAAGAGCCCAAACTTCAGCTAAAAGAACATTTTCAATGCTTAGGTTTTCATAGCAAACGGTACAATAATTGTCATTCTCATCGTGAATGAGTCCACCAAAGGAAGAATTTTGGGTAATAGGTTTAAAGACACCATCAACACTCACCTTATAAGATCCAGATATGAGTGTTTTCCAAGTGATCTCGGTTCTAGTATTCTTGTGTTCCCAAAACCTGAGGGGTTTACTATTCTCTTTAACAACCAGATGAACATGATGTTGAGTTTTAATATAGAAATTTGTGTGCAAGTCAGAAGagtttgaaaatataagttcaTTCATATCCTTCCAAATTCTCCAAACGGTGACTCCAAAGTAGGTAGGTTACTATTTGAACCAAGTTAATTTTCCTcttgtgattttgatgttaacaaaggtatattatgaaaataatttgtttggaaTAATGGCTTCACTGAGTGTGGACAAttagaacaagaaaatcatAGGAAGGTACCAAAGGAAGTGACTAGATGAACACAAAAGCATACACATGTGCCTTTGAACATATGCCTACTAAAGCAATGTTCCTTTGAAAGTTACAAAGATTGCCTCTGATGTTCGGCTCTGAATTTGGGTCTGAAGATTGCCTCTGATACCTGGGGCTGAAGACTGGATTTGAAAATGGGTCTAAAGACTGTTTGAAGACTGAATTTGAAGCATGTCTTTGAAGCCCTTGTGTGTCTTTGATGTGCCCAAACTCAACATGCCTCTGAAGAGTATATATCAAACTATCATTAACTCTTAAGAGATTGTTCAAGCCATGCATTCAAAGCTCATATTCCGCTAATCAAAAGTTGCAACACACTTAAAATGTTGCCTCTGATATGCAGCCTCTAATATTGCACTGAATTTGATGATTCAATATTGTgacactaattctaagtcacacaATTCAACCTCTAACTTTTATTGTctaagaaatataatatatcacTCTAACAGGAAACTTAATTGCTTTGATCGAAAACCAATGGCTCTGATTGAAAGAATTCATTTTGAAGAAAAGACTTAGCCGAATCACAATTTCAGAATATTCAAGAACAAACCCGAATCCATTCTCGCTCCAATCAGTCAAGAGTATGAAGGAAGATTTGCATGGATATGTTTTTGAGCATAGTATGAAATTAGATATgatctaaaattataattgaaggaaATCATTGACCAAGGTGAATAGAAgatatgaccaaaatattattcacaagaagatatggtcaaattaTTGTTCACAAGAACATATGGTCAAAATAGTTTTTACAAGATGATATGACCAAAATATTNNNNNNNNNNNNNNNNNNNNNNNNNNNNNNNNNNNNNNNNNNNNNNNNNNNNNNNNNNNNNNNNNNNNNNNNNNNNNNNNNNNNNNNNNNNNNNNNNNNNNNNNNNNNNNNNNNNNNNNNNNNNNNNNNNNNNNNNNNNNNNNNNNNNNNNNNNNNNNNNNNNNNNNNNNNNNNNNNNNNNNNNNNNNNNNNNNNNNNNNNNNNNNNNNNNNNNNNNNNNNNNNNNNNNNNNNNNNNNNNNNNNNNNNNNNNNNNNNNNNNNNNNNNNNNNNNNNNNNNNNNNNNNNNNNNNNNNNNNNNNNNNNNNNNNNNNNNNNNNNNNNNNNNNNNNNNNNNNNNNNNNNNNNNNNNNNNNNNNNNNNNNNNNNNNNNNNNNNNNNNNNNNNNNNNNNNNNNNNNNNNNNNNNNNNNNNNNNNNNNNNNNNNNNNNNNNNNNNNNNNNNNNNNNNNNNNNNNNNNNNNNNNNNNNNNNNNNNNNNNNNNNNNNNNNNNNNNNNNNNNNNNNNNNNNNNNNNNNNNNNNNNNNNNNNNNNNNNNNNNNNNNNNNNNNNNNNNNNNNNNNNNNNNNNNNNNNNNNNNNNNNNNNNNNNNNNNNNNNNNNNNNNNNNNNNNNNNNNNNNNNNNNNNNNNNNNNNNNNNNNNNNNNNNNNNNNNNNNNNNNNNNNNNNNNNNNNNNNNNNNNNNNNNNNNNNNNNNNNNNNNNNNNNNNNNNNNNNNNNNNNNNNNNNNNNNNNNNNNNNNNNNNNNNNNNNNNNNNNNNNNNNNNNNNNNNNNNNNNNNNNNNNNNNNNNNNNNNNNNNNNNNNNNNNNNNNNNNNNNNNNNNNNNNNNNNNNNNNNNNNNNNNNNNNNNNNNNNNNNNNNNNNNNNNNNNNNNNNNNNNNNNNNNNNNNNNNNNNNNNNNNNNNNNNNNNNNNNNNNNNNNNNNNNNNNNNNNNNNNNNNNNNNNNNNNNNNNNNNNNNNNNNNNNNNNNNNNNNNNNNNNNNNNNNNNNNNNNNNNNNNNNNNNNNNNNNNNNNNNNNNNNNNNNNNNNNNNNNNNNNNNNNNNNNNNNNNNNNNNNNNNNNNNNNNNNNNNNNNNNNNNNNNNNNNNNNNNNNNNNNNNNNNNNNNNNNNNNNNNNNNNNNNNNNNNNNNNNNNNNNNNNNNNNNNNNNNNNNNNNNNNNNNNNNNNNNNNNNNNNNNNNNNNNNNNNNNNNNNNNNNNNNNNNNNNNNNNNNNNNNNNNNNNNNNNNNNNNNNNNNNNNNNNNNNNNNNNNNNNNNNNNNNNNNNNNNNNNNNNNNNNNNNNNNNNNNNNNNNNNNNNNNNNNNNNNNNNNNNNNNNNNNNNNNNNNNNNNNNNNNNNNNNNNNNNNNNNNNNNNNNNNNNNNNNNNNNNNNNNNNNNNNNNNNNNNNNNNNNNNNNNNNNNNNNNNNNNNNNNNNNNNNNNNNNNNNNNNNNNNNNNNNNNNNNNNNNNNNNNNNNNNNNNNNNNNNNNNNNNNNNNNNNNNNNNNNNNNNNNNNNNNNNNNNNNNNNNNNNNNNNNNNNNNNNNNNNNNNNNNNNNNNNNNNNNNNNNNNNNNNNNNNNNNNNNNNNNNNNNNNNNNNNNNNNNNNNNNNNNNNNNNNNNNNNNNNNNNNNNNNNNNNNNNNNNNNNNNNNNNNNNNNNNNNNNNNNNNNNNNNNNNNNNNNNNNNNNNNNNNNNNNNNNNNNNNNNNNNNNNNNNNNNNNNNNNNNNNNNNNNNNNNNNNNNNNNNNNNNNNNNNNNNNNNNNNNNNNNNNNNNNNNNNNNNNNNNNNNNNNNNNNNNNNNNNNNNNNNNNNNNNNNNNNNNNNNNNNNNNNNNNNNNNNNNNNNNNNNNNNNNNNNNNNNNNNNNNNNNNNNNNNNNNNNNNNNNNNNNNNNNNNNNNNNNNNNNNNNNNNNNNNNNNNNNNNNNNNNNNNNNNNNNNNNNNNNNNNNNNNNNNNNNNNNNNNNNNNNNNNNNNNNNtcctcgtgtattttatactgttacataatttcgaaactcacccctcgttgtttgtgttcgGTGTTTGCGATGGACGTAGACGAGTTGCAAGCTGCAGGTGATGAATAGTACCATCGGAGAGGCGGAAGCCTTTCTGTCTTGAAGACACGTATTATATGCATTGTGTTCATGTGATTTTGAGcacttttttattttgggaatccccgctctgatagtgacttcgggttgggactacatttgcaattaatattaaacatatgtatgtgtacttcaaaaaggattttgttTTCTGAGATTGTGATTtcaagttgttaagtttgatggaaCCTTTAGATCTATTTGACGTGTTtatgattacgtgatactctttaccataataaaaataaaataaaatatatgtttggaaGTTTGTATATCTAGTTATTTGAAGttcatagttttaaaaataagaaaataatttttttttattggagtttagggtgtcacacttTTCAACCCactttctcgtgtttgcacctttagTGACGACCAAGGAACACAACCAATATTATTAGTAGTGAAATTGCACTTCAACCAAGCATGCATAGTCAAGCTGAATAAGCGACTCCTCTAATATGGATTTATGATGCTATTTCAAAATTCACCTACCAGTTCACAATCATAGATTATATGCATTATGAATTCAGGATTAGAATTGCAACGAGGAAACATATCGTCCGAAGTCATTTTGTGTCCCTTTTGTGCAGCATTAGTCAAGATTTTTCCATTAGTTAATTTCTACATGAAAGACCTGATGTTTGTTAAGAAATCTCATGTTTGTTGGTTCCAAGTCCGCCTTCCTTTTTTGGAGAGCACACCTTATCCTATGATAACATATGACATTTGTGTTGTTCTTCAATTCTTCACCAAATAAAATATTGGCATATCTTCTAAGCTTGGTTACATGTGGAAGTCGAGATCAAGAAAGTCTGCATTATATATCCTAGGATGCAAGAGAGGGATGATTATGCAAAAATAATCTTACCTGTAAAAGACAAGTTATTAATCTTCcaatttgtaagtttttttacaacaaatataaatatttgtttttattatgtaaaataaatattttaatgcaaTAActctaaatcatattttaacaaaataaaaatgaaaaaattgttgtttataaatattaccatgtagtataaaaatatatcataatattaacattttttttatagatttggaaatataaattaaatttttgttaatcttttttaaataatatgtagACATTATAACTATTAATAATGCTAATTCcgtaaaaatactattaattattgaagaatttaatttatatacattattagTGCAaagattttttataatattagaaaattaaactcattgttAAAATTGTGACACCCAATGTGTGGACATGATTAATAATATGTCGCTATATTATAATTAGCATTTTAGcttttcttaataattttttgtcaaaCTCATgctaacaaattaataattataaattttctgAACTCGAATCTGAATTTTCCttcacaaattttataatagaataaataaaaataaggtaattatataaataaggAGAAAATAAAACACAACCCTTTGAAAAAATactcaaaaagaaggaaaaacatAGGAAACCgtgttttcatataaataagGCCTAGGTTGCTTTCAATGATACGGTTCACTCACTCACTCCGCTCTGCAATCAATCAATATCCTTTGCAATTGCATTTCTGTGCTGAGCAGAGAGAGAAGATCGAAGATCGATCATCATCATGAAGCGTTCTTGTCAATCTTTTGACAAACCAATGAAGAATGATGATTTTGTTTGGCCGCTACTTGCAAACGAAATGAAAAAGAATGGATCAAGAATCTTCATTTGTGATTTGTGCGGCAAATCTTTCAGCTCCGGCAATGCCCTTGGTGGCCACAAAGCATCCCACAACCGCTCCAACCTTCTTCAACCTCCAATCAAGAAACACAAACTCACCATCGATTCTTGCTCTTTATCTTCTCCTCATGATCATGATGATGTCAAACACAAACATGCATGTGTTCTATGTCACAAAGTTTTTCCATCAAACAAAGTTTTGTATGGGCACATGCGATCGCACTCTCAAAAAGATTCAAAGGCTATTCAACCGCCACCAATAACAACAACATCCCCTGATTCCAAGAAACAGAGTAATAATACTCATGATCAACCAATACTACCAACTATTGATCTAGAGAAATATTTTCCACCAAGATCGCATCAAACGAAGAAACGACGCAGTAAAAGTATAATTGATTATGAACTTATTAATGTTGCTCAAATACTCTGCGATATGTCTCGCAGTGACCCTAAAAGGTTGAAACTTTCGACCAATATCGATAATCAAAAGAACAAGGAACATGTGACAATAgtcaaaaataataacaacGAAAAGAAATTAGTggtgagattcaagattcctaAAGACAAGGAAGTTAAGAACAATGAAGGTGAAACAAAAAAGGAATCAAGTCATCAATTGGGGTCAAGAGGAGTTGTTAAAGATTTTGATTTGAATGAGATACCGGTTGATGTTGCAGATGAACAAGCAAACTAGTgtgtttgtttttctttgttctattttttttaggcTTTTGTTCTATTAAGGATAAGGAGTCAGTATCCTCTTGATTTCCATACGTTTCATGGGACATAGTTTTATACTTTCGATAATATATAGCTACGTAGCAATTCTATGTATACAATTGGTTCAGTTGTTAAAATTTCCTCTATTATTCTTATTTCTTGTCTTTATTGTTTATACTTTTCCTTTCATATCACATTTGTTCTTCTTTTCACTTCTTTTATGATTTGATCGTGGTCAATGTATAAAAATGCACATGTCaaaatgtataaattaattatcaaagtAATAATTGATTCTATAGCCGGTATTGTATAGAAAACTAACAAAAAATGGAATAGAAACTACATATATCTCTCTTTCTCTTCGTTATATGAAAAGAAGAATgttacaaattaataattatcaaGCTAATAACTCTAGTTAGATATCATGTCAATCAATAATTTGAACAGTTGATTTGGTGTTTAAGTGATGTGTAGATTCGTATCTATTTGGCCAACTTAGATACacaatttcaaacttttagtCTGATCCACCTAAAATAATGAACAAAACCAAACAATTTGATAGATTATTCACCTTCATTGTTTACTCAATGTGcaaaaaatactaccaaattaaaattaaagctttttataatatcattaatcCCAATTTTTaccattagattaaaattttacactatcaaattttataatccaagaaatctttaattttaaatcaaccCCAAAAActtcaaactcatcaaattttGGGTAGAGCATCTTCCTTATTTGTACCTTTAGAAGGGCCGGATTGTATCCCTTTAGAGGGGCCGTGAAAGAAGATTTCGTACAAATGAGGTATATAACGATGTAAATAATAACATGTTGAAGCATCGTTTagctcatttttttctttttttttcagaaacttctttctttttttttttatagtactCATTCACAAAATTACTAGCAACCTTTCATCTAGCTAACATTCACGAATTGAATTGGTGTGTCATTATCCATCCTACGAGGTGGATTAAACAAGTTTTAAATCTACATGTTCAGTGACCTCCCCTTTGTAATGGTTTCGCATTGACAATGCTAATTATGACTCAAACAAGAGTGTCAACTGCGAACAATGTTCAGCGCATTTTACACTCTACACCCAACGCGACGAACCAATTACGGTAATACATGATGTGCAAGTGGAACATCCAGATATTAATTTACCATATTGGATAAAAATATTGCTTAcagcagaaaaaaaaaattgcactaAGATAATCCAGTCTATTATACAAAACCCCGGACAAGATCTGCAACCAACATATACTTAGCACTATCATTATATATACAACCTAGGATATACAATTTCGCCTCTCTTGCCTCAACCCCACCCCAACTATTTAGAGCCAAAATGGATTCCTCCCAACAATACTATATATTAAtgatcaataagagagctgacCTGGCAATTTCTCTcaaaaaatgttaattcaagAGTTTTAATAGAATGGTTATGCCCCCGTGTTTAGTAAATTAAACTATCAATAAAAGTCAACTTGTCTTCAAGCGTCTTGAACTGTCTCAGCTTTAGAACCTCCAGAACTGAAATCATGGGGAAGAAATTCGGTCTGCTCTCGGAATATGGTAGCTGTCCCTGTAAAACCATCTTCAAACTTTTCATTTACATTCTTCTTTGTTCGCTTTGGTCTCTTTGGTTTCTGGCTTGCTGGATCATTATTTAAATGGACGTCGCCCAGTTTATCGTCTATAGGCATACTACCAAATTCATTCATCTTTTGAGAATTCTTTGATCTTGAATTTTGCTTGTCTGAAACTGCTTTTCTCTGTAAATTGACATTATTGTTAGCCAAACTGAAAATTATGTCATAAACTTGTAATGTTGACCTTATGTTAATTGTTACACCTAAAATCCAAATTACAGAAATGTTATTATCACATTAATCCAACAAAATGTCACAGTTACAATTATTTAAGTTTCTTCCCAAATACAGATCCATGGATTTCTAATTGCATAACAGATGTAAAATTGATCAAGAATAACAGCTAAAATCTGCAACCAAATGTGTGCATGCATTTCAAAGTGTCGTGGAAGAAAGACAGgagttatttattaaaatgtaccACTCAGAAAGCTTAAACATTAAAGAGAGTGTACAACAAAATGCTTATACTCTTGGTTCTTGCAGATGGAAATCCCAGAAATGCTATCTTGAAGCATTTTTAAACGGGTGAGAAGAGAAAAAGTACAATATTGGATAGCATAGGATATTGATATGGATAGGATCagtattattttatctttttaagaTTAGGATTATGTCATCTTTTTAAATCTGTAAATTAGAACGGCTGATTCGAAACCAAAAAAAAGGATGGCAGATAAAGATtactttatttcttttaaatttgaattggaATAAATTGGAGTT is a window encoding:
- the LOC101499993 gene encoding uncharacterized protein, with the translated sequence MKKNGSRIFICDLCGKSFSSGNALGGHKASHNRSNLLQPPIKKHKLTIDSCSLSSPHDHDDVKHKHACVLCHKVFPSNKVLYGHMRSHSQKDSKAIQPPPITTTSPDSKKQSNNTHDQPILPTIDLEKYFPPRSHQTKKRRSKSIIDYELINVAQILCDMSRSDPKRLKLSTNIDNQKNKEHVTIVKNNNNEKKLVVRFKIPKDKEVKNNEGETKKESSHQLGSRGVVKDFDLNEIPVDVADEQAN